The DNA sequence GTGGCCCGAAGTGGACGGACCGGAAAACTGCCAACTACAAGGTTAACGCAGGCCGCCGCGACCGCTTCGTGACCTACCTGCGGGTAGTGTTTCAATCCCGTATCAACAGTCACATCTGCCCCATCCAGCACTGGCTGGGCGTGCGGCCGTCCCCCTACGCTTCTGCTACTGGTCTTCGCCACCGCAGTCTTTTGCACAGCAACGTCGCAGCAGGGGGATTCATGCAGTTCGATTTAAGCTCAGTGGAAACAGCCACCCTGGTCTTCATCGGGACCCTGGTATTTGGCGCATTATTAGCCGCCTTCGTCCTCACGGCCGGACTGGTTGCCCTGGTAGTGCTGGGGGCAGGAAAGCTCACCTGGATGGTGGTGGTCAATACCCTGATGGCCGTAGTCCACGGAATCAACGCCGGCTGGGAAAGGCTGGTCCACCGCGCCTCAGCCGTCGAGCTTCCCGGCGATTTCCAGCCCCAGCCATCCCCTAGCACCGGAACCTACCCGCGGGTAATCTTGAGGGACAGCTGAAGGGTTCTCCAACCCGGCGGATCCATGGCTACACCGGCCAATCCGGCCAAGGAGATAACCCATGACCTCCGCAACTGACAGCCAGGCCAAAGACGCCCCGGCTGAAGAAACCCCCGTCCCCGCCGGAAACATCGGCGCCGGAGCTACCGCCGAAGATGCCCGGGCCGTCGCCGAGGCCGCCCGGGAAACAGGCTGGGACCGCCCCAGCTTCGCCAAGGGCCTCTACCTCGGCAATTTCGACCTGGACCTGGTCCATCCGTGGCCCGCCGCGGACCCCGCCTCCGTGGACCGGGGCGAGGAGTTCATGTCCCGCCTCACCGAGTTCGCGAAAACCATGTCCGGGCGGGTCATCGAACGGGATGCGAAGATTCCGGACGAATACATCAAGGGCCTGGCGGACCTGGGTGTGTTCGGGATGAAGATCCCGGAGGAGTACGGGGGGCTGGGCCTCTCCCTGGTGTATTACGGCCGGGCCCTCGCCCTGCTGGGCAGCGTGCACCCGAGTCTTGGCGCCCTTATCTCCGCCCACCAGTCCATCGGCGTGCCGGAGCCCGTCAAGGTCTTCGGCACGCCCGAACAAAAGCGCGAGTACCTTCCGCGGTGTGCCGCAGGCGCCGTCACGGCCTTCCTCCTCACCGAACCCGACGTCGGGAGCGACCCCGCCCGCCTGGGCAGCACGGCAACGCCAACGGACGACGGCGAAGCGTACCTTTTGGACGGCGTGAAGCTTTGGACCACCAACGGTGTGATCGCCGAACTGGTGGTGGTGATGGCCGTGGTTCCGGCGCACACCGACGCACACGGCACCCGGCACAAGGGCGGCATCAGCGCCTTCGTGGTGGAGATGGATTCGCCCGGCATCACGGTGGAGAACCGCAACGCGTTCATGGGCCTGCGCGGCATCGAGAACGGCGTGACCCGCTTCCACCAGGTGCGCGTGCCGGCCGCCAACCGGCTGGGCCGCGAGGGCCAGGGCCTGAAGATCGCACTCACCACACTCAACACCGGCCGCCTTGCGCTCCCGGCACTGTGCGTGGCGTCCGGTCGATGGAGCCTGAAGATTGCCCGCGAATGGTCCAATGCGCGCACCCAGTGGGGCAGGCCCGTGGGTGAACACGAGGCCGTGGGTAAGAAGATTGCGTTCATCGCGGCCTCGGCCTTTGCCCTGGACGCGGTGTTTGAACTGTCCGCCGAACTTGCCGATGCGGGGCAGAAGGACGTCCGCATCGAAGCGGCGCTCGCAAAGCTCTGGGCCACGGAAATCAGCTGCCGGATCGCGGACGAGCTGGTCCAGATCCGGGGCGGGCGGGGGTTCGAAACGGCCGAGTCACTGGCCGCCCGCGGGGAACGCGCAGTACCGGCGGAGCAGCAGCTGCGGGACCTCCGCATCAACAGGATCTTCGAAGGGTCCTCCGAAATCATGCGGCTGCTGATTGCACGGGAAGCTGTGGACGCGCACCTTGCCGCCGCGGGCGACCTCGCCTCCCTGGATGCGAGCCTGGCCGACAAAGCGAAAGCCGCCGTCGGCGCTTCCGGCTTCTACGCCAAGTGGCTCCCCAAGCTGGTGGCGGGCGCCGGCATGGACCCCCGCTCGTATGGCGAGTTCGGCAGGCTGGCCAGGCACCTTCGCTTCGTTGAACGCTCATCGCGGCGCCTGGCACGGCAAACTTTTTACGGCATGGGTCGGTGGCAGGCCAAGCTTGAGCGCAAGCAGGCGTTCCTGGGCCGCGTGGTGGACATCGGCGCGGAACTGTTTGCCATGACCGCCTGCTGCTCCCGGGCCGAGATGCTCCTCAAGTCCTCCCCTGACAAGGCCGCCGGCGCCTACGAGCTCGCCGATGCCTATTGCGAGCAGGCAAGGGTGCGCGTGGACGAATACTTCGACCAGCTGTGGCGGAACACGGACGACGCCGACCAGGCACTGACGCACAAGGTCCTCGCCGGCGATTATGAATGGCTGGAAGTGGGGGTCCTGGACCAGTCCGAGAGCACGGGCCCGTGGATCGCCGACGCTTCGCCCGGGCCTTCTGCCAAGGAGGACCTCCACCGGAAGTACCGGTAAAACTGCAGGTCACAAAATAGTAAGCACGCTTGCTATCACTCGGGGCGGGTGGTTGAGTTGAGCCATGAGCAGCTCAACGGACCCAGAGAACCTGCCTCCCCGCCGTTCCCGGGAGGACGAAACCACCCGGGGCGGAGGCCACCGGGAAGCAGCCGCGGACGACGCCGCCACACGCTCGATGGACCAGGCACCGGTCCGCCCCAGGGACCGCGACCGGGCCGTGGACCGGGACTATGTGGCGCCGACGGCCGAGCGGACGTACGCTCCTGCCCCGACCAGAGCGACACCCGTGGTGGCACCCGCGGCGGACCCAACCCTGGCAGACAGGGAAACTGCCGTGGCGCGCCAGAAGGAGCGGTTCGGCGGCATCAAGGTTGGCTCTGCCTTCTTTGGCTGGCTGACCGCCACCGGAATGGCCGTCCTGCTGACCGCACTGGTGGCAGCGGCCGGGACCGCCGTGGGCCTCGCCAGCAACACCGACGTCAACCAGGCCGTAAACCAGGCCGCCCAGAACAGCGGCACGGTCGGTTTGGTGGGGATCATCGTCCTGCTGGTGATCCTGTTCCTCTCCTATTACTGCGGCGGCTACGTGGCAGGCCGCATGGCCCGCTTCAACGGCGTCAAGCAGGGGATCATGGTGTGGATCTGGGCCCTGATCGCGGCCGTTGTGGTGGCGATCCTGGGGCTCGTGGCAGGGCAGCAGTTCAACGTCCTGGCCAACCTGAACAGCTTTCCGCGCATCCCCATCAATGAAGGACAGCTGACCACCACCAGCATTATCGCCGCGGTGGTGGTTGCGGCGGTGGCCCTCGTGGGTGCGGTGCTCGGCGGCCTGGCGGGCATGCGGTTCCACCGGAAGGTTGACCGTGCCGGGTTCACCCCGGACAGCGAGTTTTACGACGACGAGGAGTAGTCAGGCGAGGATGTCGCCGTCCACGTACAGCCAGTGCCCGCCCTCCCGGACGAACCGGCTGTTCTCGTGAAGGACGCCGCGGTCCTTGCCGTGCCGGTAGAACGCCTTGAATTCCACGGTTCCCTCCGTGTCGAAGGGACCCCCGTTCCCGGTGGCCACAATGTCCAGGCGGCGCCATTCCATGGCAGGGTCCAGGTCCAGGGCTGCCGGCGCGGTGGACGGATGGTAGGTGCGCAGAAGGTAGGCCTCGTCGAGCAGGGCAAAGGCGCTGTACCGGGACCGCATCAGCTGTTCCGCCGTGGCGGCCTCCGCCCGGCCGGAATGGAACCGGCCACAGCACGCCGCGTACGGATCTCCGGACAGACATATGCAGTTTGCGGAATCTTTTGATGCGGTCACCCGGTGATGCTGTCATATCGGGTAACAGCTTCGCTACAACCTGGCACCGGGCCCTGCCCGCCCGGGCACGGCCGGACAAAAATCCGTATGGTGGAGAAGGAGCTTTGCGCCCGGCCTTGTGCGCCGCACGCGGGCCCAGGATGTTGGCCAGAGAGGAGAAGACGTGGAGAACCCGGACACTCTCGTCCTCAACCTGACCTTCCTGGGCACGATGGGCGTGGCTCTCCTGATGTTCCTGGTCCTCTTCCTGCTTGGAGTTATCACCCTGGTCCTCGCGGGCCTGGGGCGCCTCACGGCCGTCGTGCTGATGACCCTGCTCGGGCGGGCGCCCGGCAAACGGGACTCCGCCGGTTCCGCCGGCGCACCCGCCCGGCAGCCCCGCCCGCGAACGACGTTCCGGGAACGTGCCGCCGCGCTGAAGCCGGGCCGGCTGAAGGAGTCGCTGCGGACCGCCGTCGTACGCCGCCCGAAACTTGCCGCAGCCCGCCCTGAACCGCAGGTCCTCGCCGAAGACTGGGCCTCCGCCGTCGCGGAAGCCGACAAGCGCGCCCAGGCCAGGGCGCGGGCGGCTGCACCGGAAATCAAACTGTCCGTGCGGGATCTTCCGGATCCGGCCGTCCCCGCGGACAAGGTCTACGAGGTAGCCCCGCTGGTGGAGTCCGCCCTGCACAACCACCGGCCGCCCCATGAGATGCCGCGGTCCTTCAAGAAGCCCCAGCCGCTGCATCCGCTGCCGCCGCTGGATACTGGGTCCCTCGTATCGCTGGCCGGCCCGCAACAGGTACTCAAGGAGCAGCAGGCCAAGGAGAATGGCTAAGCCCTTACCCTGAGCAACCATGTGGGTTAGCGTGAACACATGGAATTCAGATACCTCGGAAACAGCGGCTTTAAAGTCTCGGAAATCACGTTCGGCAACTGGCTGACCCACGGTTCACAGGTGGAAAACGACGTCGCAACCCAGTGTGTGCGCGCCGCCCTCGATGCCGGCATCAGCACCTTCGATACGGCGGACGTCTACGCGAACACAGCAGCGGAAACCGTCCTGGGCCAGGCCCTGAAGGATGAGCGCCGCGAGTCCCTGGAAATCTTCACCAAAGTCTTTGGCCCCACCGGCCCCAAGGGCAAGAACGATCTTGGCCTGTCGCGCAAGCACATCATGGAATCCATCAACGGTTCGCTGCGCCGGCTGCAGACGGACTACGTGGACCTCTACCAGGCCCACCGCTACGACTTCGAAACGCCGCTGGAAGAAACCATGCAGGCGTTCGCGGACATCGTCCGGCAGGGCAAGGCGCTGTACATCGGCGTAAGCGAATGGACAGCGGAACAGCTCCGCGAAGGCCACAAGCTGTCCAGGGAACTGGGCTTCCAGCTCATCTCCAACCAGCCGCAGTACTCCATGCTCTGGCGCGTGATCGAGGCCGAGGTGGTCCCGGCGTCGGAAGAGCTGGGCGTGTCTCAGATTGTCTGGTCGCCCATGGCCCAGGGTGTCCTCAGCGGCAAGTACCTGCCCGGCCAGCCCGCCCCCGAAGGCACTCGCGCCACGGATGAAAAGGGCGGTGCCAAAATGATCCAGCGGTGGATGCGCGACGACGTCCTGGCAGCCGTGCAGGAACTGAAGCCGATCGCCCAGGAGGCCGGCGTCACCATGCCGCAGCTCGCTGTGGCCTGGGTGCTGCAGAACCCCAACGTTGCATCCGCCATCGTGGGCGCCTCCCGTCCGGAGCAGATTGCCGACAGCGTGGGCGCGGCCGGCGTGAAGCTGGAGGCGGAGGTCCTCAAGCGGATTGACGACGCCGTCGGTGGCCTCGCCGAACGCGACCCCGCACAGACCAAGTCGCCGGCTACCCGGGAAGCCTAAGTGGCATCCCGGACGGAACTGCCGGACCTCGCTGTCACCGGATCCACCGGAGGCCTGGGCGGAATGGTGGCGCGGCAACTTGCCGCGTCCGGTTTCGCCCAGCGCCTGCTGGTGCGCGACGCCGCACGCGCTCCGCAGCTGGATGACGCACATCCGCTGGTGTGTTCCTACGGGGACGGCGCCGCCTC is a window from the Arthrobacter sp. NicSoilC5 genome containing:
- a CDS encoding YchJ family protein, with the protein product MTASKDSANCICLSGDPYAACCGRFHSGRAEAATAEQLMRSRYSAFALLDEAYLLRTYHPSTAPAALDLDPAMEWRRLDIVATGNGGPFDTEGTVEFKAFYRHGKDRGVLHENSRFVREGGHWLYVDGDILA
- a CDS encoding aldo/keto reductase family protein, translating into MEFRYLGNSGFKVSEITFGNWLTHGSQVENDVATQCVRAALDAGISTFDTADVYANTAAETVLGQALKDERRESLEIFTKVFGPTGPKGKNDLGLSRKHIMESINGSLRRLQTDYVDLYQAHRYDFETPLEETMQAFADIVRQGKALYIGVSEWTAEQLREGHKLSRELGFQLISNQPQYSMLWRVIEAEVVPASEELGVSQIVWSPMAQGVLSGKYLPGQPAPEGTRATDEKGGAKMIQRWMRDDVLAAVQELKPIAQEAGVTMPQLAVAWVLQNPNVASAIVGASRPEQIADSVGAAGVKLEAEVLKRIDDAVGGLAERDPAQTKSPATREA
- a CDS encoding acyl-CoA dehydrogenase family protein; protein product: MTSATDSQAKDAPAEETPVPAGNIGAGATAEDARAVAEAARETGWDRPSFAKGLYLGNFDLDLVHPWPAADPASVDRGEEFMSRLTEFAKTMSGRVIERDAKIPDEYIKGLADLGVFGMKIPEEYGGLGLSLVYYGRALALLGSVHPSLGALISAHQSIGVPEPVKVFGTPEQKREYLPRCAAGAVTAFLLTEPDVGSDPARLGSTATPTDDGEAYLLDGVKLWTTNGVIAELVVVMAVVPAHTDAHGTRHKGGISAFVVEMDSPGITVENRNAFMGLRGIENGVTRFHQVRVPAANRLGREGQGLKIALTTLNTGRLALPALCVASGRWSLKIAREWSNARTQWGRPVGEHEAVGKKIAFIAASAFALDAVFELSAELADAGQKDVRIEAALAKLWATEISCRIADELVQIRGGRGFETAESLAARGERAVPAEQQLRDLRINRIFEGSSEIMRLLIAREAVDAHLAAAGDLASLDASLADKAKAAVGASGFYAKWLPKLVAGAGMDPRSYGEFGRLARHLRFVERSSRRLARQTFYGMGRWQAKLERKQAFLGRVVDIGAELFAMTACCSRAEMLLKSSPDKAAGAYELADAYCEQARVRVDEYFDQLWRNTDDADQALTHKVLAGDYEWLEVGVLDQSESTGPWIADASPGPSAKEDLHRKYR